The region ATCCCGGCGCTGGTCCTGGTGTTATATATAACACTTTCAAATTGATAAGGACGGGGCGTGGAAGGCGTCGACTCCATCGTCATTTGCCAAGTTGCCACTGTCATTGTCTGGTGGCATTTGTAATTCACTTTGATTAAATATGCAAGGATGCTGGGCTCTCTCGCAGGACGCCGCTGGACGAGGACCGCATTCAAATGCCGCAGCAATGCAACGGCAGGCGAGGGACCCGAAATCCAACAATCCACCATCTCCAACACTTGGCGGAATTTCGTAGATTTAGGGGTGAGACTTACACACGAAATATGTAGACTGACGAGAAAGGCattcaaaaaaaatacaatatatacgCTTTTCAAAGCTTTAAACTGCAGTTTTTACTCAAGAATCATAACAACTATCAAAAGGCTttgatgttttaaaataaaataattttttttactatgaTTCAAGTTCCTATTttcttaaacatatttatttgcacTTCATtctagtttaatttaatttcctaatttacttatttaaaaagttacaAATAATGAGACATCTAGAATTTCCAAAagtttcatttccatttctcaatgcaattttgaaaaatttcgCTGAGTGCGTCGTGCCGCTTCTTAGTCAAGTCGCCAAGAAAGCGCAAAACAAGTTTGTGAATTTCGGCAACGGCGTGTCCTCTGACAGGATATAAAACAATCAGTGCAAGctagcggaaacggaagtgctGCCCCACCCCCGCTGCGGCCCGCCCCTGTGCCATTGTGTTGTGTGAAATCGTCTaaattgtgggcgtggcaggctCCGTCTCTATGTGGGCTTGTGTGTGGCCCCTGTGAAATGTAGTCCAAAGTTGTTTTGTGGCCGCTGCCGCTCCAAGAGATGACTAACCAAAGAGTTGGCCGAGAAACCGGGTGGGATATGAATCGTTGGTGGGGCCACTCCCCGCCTTTGACTATTGTCTATTTTTGCGTCTTCTCTCTGCTTCTGATTGCATTCGCTGGAAATTTTCAGCTGGGTTTATTAATGggttaaattgaaatttcacgCTTTGCTGGCTTCGGATCTCGTTGTCAGGGCTTGGAATAGGTCAGGTCGGCATCGGCCACGTCCTCGGTCTCGGTCCTTGAGGGCATCCTTGAAACGAATGCATATTTATAGTAATGCGGGTCAGGTTAACCCAACCGAGAGATTATTTCGAAAGGATAATCGAATTCAAGAGAAAGCCTCAGTAAAGGTAAGGAAACATTGTGTTTTTTAGCAAGAATGGCTTACCATCCTTACATCATACGCGgtcaaaagaaaatgtttcatttttcccctttttaaCACACTTGTATGgggttattttgttttctaccACGTAACATTAATTTAAAGCTGTATTtcgagaatttaatttaattatcgtATTGGCTAACTTTTTTATGTCTTGACTTGCTGGCCAGGACACCCATTTTGGGCCATCTCAAGCTGGAACTCGTGAATGTTGGCTCCTGAATTTTAAGGAACATACTTCAAGAGAAAGTTGTCATTGGCGTGGCTGAATTCAGGCACACGCATAGATTGAATGACGAACTTTTACTTTTCAGCTGTCCCGTACAGAATCCTGGGAACTCAGGACCAACAATGGGCCCTGAATATTTTTCGGCTGCTCCTTCCTCACGATGTCAGCTGTCAGGACTTGGTGCGTTGTTTTCCTTGTCCTCGTTGGGGCGTTTGCGAGGGGCTCTGAAAATGCAAGAAAACCAAACAGTTTTGTGGCATTTTCTTGCAGTTGCCCATCCCCTGGCCACTTCCTCTGGCCGACTCTTTCCAAACCCCATCGCCTGTCTCTCTCGCTTTCTGGTCAATGCTCGTCGTTGTCGTCATCGTCTCGTTTTGGTGGTTTATAAATGGAATGGCATAGTGTGCTACGGACTGCTGGCGGCGGAGGTCATCCTTTGTTCCTGTTGCTGACATCGTTGTCCTTCACTGCTGATTCGGCAGCTCGAAAGAGACGGCTGCTCTGCGTGGGAGGGGGACGGGCAGACGACTGGGCCTGGGGCTCTTTCTCACAATGATAAACTGCTGCGCTGGTGGCTTCGGCTCATGGACGTTTGGGACTATTTTGCTGGCCCACAAGAAGAGGAACCCTCCAACGTGTTCGGTTCATTATACCCTGGCACAGAGTATTCAGATAACTTGCCAGTTCCAAAAATCCATATAAGCTTATTTTATGGCTTTTGTTGGTTttcagaatataaaaatagttataaatagttcaaaattaataaaaaaaattgaatattatatTCTAAAATGATTAGTTGGTTCTATCACGCTGACTTTTAAAAACCTATTTTCCTTATAAGATTTCAATTTGCGctctaaatttatattttacgaTATCAGGACATGcgatttttgttcattttacCATGGCACAGGTTGTTTCAGATTTTTTTAACCTCAGCTTTCCAATTTGAGTTGTTTTATATacaaaagtaaaataagttTCTAAGTGATTGCCATTTAATTCTTTAGTTCTCCCCATGCTATGCAATAGTTTGCAATTGCTTTGGTTAATTTTTACTTATACTTCCTTCCTtgacacatttttaaatcattatcatattaaggtgaaataaataagtttaaaaatcgATTATATCGATGGTCAAACAAATTAGCAAGCACCATCTGAAAATTTatgatatatttcaaaaataaaataatatattgtgATATAATTCTGCTGGCTTATTCGAGCTTTCACTTTTAAGGTAACACTGcatttatacaaaattaaaggAGCGATAAAAATTGACTCTCTGTAATGGAATAAATTAGATTAGGATTTCAGTGGTGCTGTTTCGACTTTAAAAAATGGTCAAGTTGCAGAAGCGCAAGAATAGTATGCCATCTTTAAAATAATCTGATATGCAGAATTGTTTTTaccataattttttaaaggctTATAGGTATTTCATAGTAGCAACgtgtataaataataaataaaaattatgaaaattaaattaataatagtaTTTTACAAACAGATTTAGAGGACGACCAAAAAGTTCAACAAGAAAAAACCCTGAAAAAAGGTGTATAAGAGGTTTAGACTCTTTTATTTAGAACCGAAAAGTTTTCGGCTTAGGGCAAAAAACATTGACAGTATCcatttttcagaattttatatacaatttAGGCCTTCCGTGTAGGCGTGgggcttttaaataaatacaaccATAATACAATGTTCTTTGGTACATCATGATTTCCCATTTTAATCATACGACACATGGACCGACAAAATAAGGGTATTGGCAGACATGCCTTCTCTCCCGCTTTACTTATGCAGTTAGTCATTAGTTGCCTGCGGTTGTGGTTGCTTTATATTGATGACTCTAGTGGGGCTCGGGCCATTTGCTTTGTGGGATAAGTCACGAGTTGCAGCCGGAAATACGGCCCCACCTCTTCGGGCCTTCGCCTTAAAATTTACACCCTCAAACAATTGCAAAGTCATTTGCAATTTGAGAAATTACTTGCCTGACATCGTCGAGGCTCTCTCTTAATATTTAATGTTGTCAGTCTAGCAAATGTTTCCCCTTCCGTTCTCTATCAAGAggacattttcatttccatcgTCCGCTGCTTTTCTGATTTCTTTTGGCATATGAAAAATCACGAACTCaatttaaaagataaaaactGCTAAGAACGTGTGTAATACCTTTCACACCAAATTTCTCCGTCAGATTCGATGAATAAATAAGCTTGATTTGCATTTGTAATGCTTCGTACCAAGTCTAAACGAATGCAATTATATGTGGTTTCACTCGCTTACCAAAGTGAAATATTGTTGgcaaaaatcattaaaattgcggaaatctttttattttaaattattaatcattattttaacattttgtcTCGTTAAAacctgtatttatttttttgcaaatttttaTCTGTAAATGTCATTGACTTATAGTCCACTTTGGGCTAACAATTCTTCCCCCAGTGTACTCCTCTCTTCTGAAGACAGCGCTAATTAGCAACAACATAATGTGCTTAGGTGTGGCGACACTGGCCGCAGAACCGCACTCATTACATTGTCGCACCCAGTGGCCCTCCCCCCAGTTCGTGCCCCATATACCCCGATCTCCGGAGCGGAGCCATAAATACTGTGTGCAGCAGAGTCGGCGGCCCTGTCtcctgtagctgtactgttcCGGAGCCGTACCTCCCTGACATTTtgctaatttaaatttattggaaCGAAATTTGTGCGGCGCAGTTGCAGCGAAGGCGGCGGGCAGGGCCGGAGGGCAGGGCGGGCCGCATCTTCTTCGTCTGCATGCGAAATTTATGACATTCGCCTGCATTGACACTGGCAGCTTCGAAATATGGAGCCAACTACAtcggccatttttatttttggcccgAAAGAAGGGGACGGGCGAGCCCATTTGGGTATGCAAATGTTGCGGCTTGCCAGTGCTTGTTTtgccaatttaaatattgggTCCCACTCTTGGGCATATCCACAGGGTTATTATTCGGAATCAGTTCCCAAAAACAGCATCCACTTCTAACAGTGCGAGAATAGAAAGGAGTAAGCAAAAAGCTGAGGAAATGAATAGTGTCATTCATAAGATACAGCAGTCACAAAAGTTCTTTTTAAGGAAGGAGTGCTTGGAATTTGCATTGACTAACATGAGAAATGGCAAACATTTAAGTTAAGTTCAGTTAAGCATTACGTTTAGTTGATAAACTGCGTTTTCAAAGTCAACATGCACAGTATAGATAaacatttaagttaaaaatatatcatacATATCAAACATATCATAGTTTAAAGATTGTTTATGATAATGATTGATTCTAGCTACAGAAATAGTTTAAAGGTAAAAAAACATCTGTCctatgtaaaaattaaaaagacatAGAATTTGTAGTGACGATTTACCACATTTACAGTGATCAAGTATTTTCTAAAGTATTTTTCGTCCTTAGCCAATTTCCTATTGTCGACCACTGTTGTTATAATCCCACATCTAACACAcatttctaacattttttagcacatttttgtttgcataatttataatGTAATTAAAGCGATTGGTGTTTGTTGTTCTGCCCACGGGCGAGGGGGACTCTAAACacattttcggtttttgttgTAGTTCTGTGGTCGTTAGTCATGCACCGGGCTTGTTCATACGGGGATTCAGCCGAAAAAATCCTGGCATagagaaattttaattgaaattataatagcctcattatgcaaatttcttttttgtagCTTATTTTTCACCCTGTTGTcccacacacaaaaataaacacaaaacagGCACCAGAAAATCCAAAATGTCGCTTTCTCATCGCtcccttgtttttgtttattttctatttgtgttaataacattttttgtccCCGCTGCGTTTGCcgaatgtttgttttgttgccaGGCAATTTTATTGTATGGCGGGAATTTCTCATTTTATACACTTTATTATTCagcatttatttgttgttttctgTTTGCCGTCGCTTTGTAATTTCCAATTTCGGAGGCTGTAATTGTATTTGTTTGACGATTTGCAGAAGGGTAACTCTGCTGCAGTTCTATATTGGGGGATAAGGAACCAGCATTATtcaatgaatattttattgcattctcattaaaatttaatttccaaaaattcgTTTCAATTCGAAATAGATTGCTCTCATGTCGTGACGTTTTGGAATGATTGATTATTTCGTATTTGATGTAgtaaaattgtgatttttggCGGCTATGGGTTGAAGAATATACGCTGAAATATCGCACTACATAATCTGAACCGTATGTATATTAAAGCCTAAATTAGTCCTGCAAACTTAACGAATAGAAATGAGGCATGCAACcaaataataattgcaaatTATAAATTCGTGTGTGGGTCTGGAACACGATTTGGTTCGGTTCCATTAACAGCTAAGCAACTCCAATTTGCTACCTTCTGCCGTGGGGAAGTCCCCATTTGAACGGGCCCCCAAACAGAGCTGCACTCATTTACAAAAGGCATAAATAATGcaaaccaaaacaaatttttaacgGCACAGTTTCGCACAACTGAGTGCGCACAAATGGGGGAAATCCACCTGTTCGGGCCGGATTTTCGCCACCCCTACTATTTTACCTGGGCGTGGGTCAACGACCCATTTGCCTCGAATGCGTGGAACGTGTGAGTATTACCATTTAATAGCATTAActtgaaatatgtaaaaacaaacccaactgAATAATGGAGGACCAGCTCGGGTGGAAATTCGCCGGTCCTGAGGAAGGGTATCCCATTTCTGTCACAGGTTATGACGCATTTAGAAAACCATTTTCAGATTATATTAGATTTTATAGATATATGACATAGTGTTAGGGGCCAGGTGTCAGTTACTTCGAACTTTACACCATTCattattatatattgttatattaattatatcaGAGGTTTGCCTGACAATGGAAAAACGCATCATGGCCTTGTCATAAAACCAAAAGGTTTGAAAACTCCCAGACATTTGTATGCATTTTTACGAAAACAAAGTTTAATAGAACCCGTCTTTCATCCAAAAGTTCATTTCAAAGTCGCTTTGAGCCGACATAAAACGCTTTCTGCCTTTCGCGGACGCTTGATAGTCCAGACCGGgcaatttcataaatataacCAAAAGGCCATCAGCGCGAACGATCCATGGAAGC is a window of Drosophila biarmipes strain raj3 chromosome 3R, RU_DBia_V1.1, whole genome shotgun sequence DNA encoding:
- the LOC108027150 gene encoding uncharacterized protein LOC108027150, with translation MQGCWALSQDAAGRGPHSNAAAMQRQARDPKSNNPPSRFLPRNINLKLYFENLI